The nucleotide window AACAACACTATTCATTTTTTTACATGGCCTATTAGCTAGAAGGATTTTAAAATAATCCTGAATATTAATAAACCAATTTAGTTTGCAGTTATAAAAGTTCAGCAAACAAACCTTCTCTTCCAGTACTACTTTAGTACCGCCATATTCTGGTAGCAGAATCTTCTCACCAACTTTGACACTAACTGGCTGAATCTCTCCACTCTaaaggggagaaagaaaaaaaaaccctcataagTGTCTACAAATATCCTACATTTGTTCATAAGCACACAAATTTATTTAGGAAAATTTAAGCAGAACATGTTTACTAACTGTTTAGCAGTGGAAGTACTAATCTCAGGGGAATCTGCGCAGTATAttcaaattctgcatattttatttgtcaaaataatacaatGTAATCATGCCAATTTCAATAATttgggtaatttatttcaaaatacctgttagcaaatatgtctgtaacaataaagacaaaaaaaaaaaatccctccagaagcggtgtttttaaaaaactccTAGGACAACACAGTTCCTGTTTATTTGTTATGCTTGTGTTGGTGCCTGGGTCTGGGTGTGTCATGTGCGGCTGGGCACATCTTCCTGGGGGGAAAACTCTGCCCCTCCGGTCTTTTAGTTGATTCTCTTTTTTTGCCCTGCCCCTCACATGGTTACCAGATAGAGCCAGGGTGGTCAAACCACAGCTtgtgagccacatgcggctcttttacagttaaagacCGGCTTGCagagcccaccccaccccaccccaccccggcctgcccattctccacctaccacacTGCCCCGCAGCAGGGTGGTTTGGTTATCTTCTGCCAAAGATGTCTAGCCTTCTGGGGGTCAAGGCAGGGCCAGAATGTAAAGGTTCACCCCCCACCCAACAGCTTAAGTCACACACCCCCATTATGCTCAGTGGCCCCTCTCTGCAGATCCCAGATGTTAGCTCTGCATGGAGAGGCAGCAGTAAActgctgggaggggctgctgcttagctctctggggagaggcagcagtaactcaccctgcagttcccagctattttccactgcctctccccacagccacagctcccagaagctgctGTGCAGGGACAGGGCCATGCAGCACTATATGACTGAGCAGGGCCATCAAAACTAGGCAAAAATcatgaggggtggggagagagaaggaatgaCCCCATATGCACTCCCCATGCATTGCCTCTGGCTTCTGCTCAGTGGGGAGGCGGGTCTCAGGGATTCAGCCCCAGCAGGTGCACCTATATCCTATTTTATACTAGGAAATCTGATCTGGACATGCTCATGTAAGTACTCcttaaaaatgagaaaatttGTATATGTAGTTTCTCCATATGCCTTGAAGGATACATCTACATTTTCTGATTAATTTTCTTACGTACTAGATACCACCAAATACAGACCAACTTCCTTCCAGTTAAAGAATTTTAATCTACAGTTATACAAAACCAACATAGAAGTACCATAAGTCAGAACATCTAAAATAACGTTAGTTAATTAACAGATGATGTTTTGTACAGCAGAGGAGTATCGATGATAGTATTTAATATAAGTCATGCTCCAGGTTTCTGTTCTGCTCCTAAATCTTGGGAAAGTGTTGTGTGTCTGCAGCAACTGAATCAATAAAGCCTATTTAGCAATTAAATGTATTCAATGATCCTAGAACAAACTTTTAGCCTCCTAGCTCTGGTGCTCTGGCATGAATTGGTAAGTGATGCAGTGCAAGAGAAACCATCCTCACGGAAACAGTATTTtcttcaaagctctttacaaccACCAATAACTATTGCTCTCAAAACGTTTGTGAAACAGgtattattccccattttacagatagggataAAGAGACAGGAACACTAAGTTGATTTCCCCATGGTCACAGAGGCTACCAGTGCCAGGTTAGGACTCAAGAGTTCTTGGTCCTCTTCTTGTGCTCAGGCcacacttccttttttttaaatttcttcatCTTCAAAATATTACACTTATTGTTTTGATCAGATGCAATGTAAATGTAATGCTAGACGTCCTGTAGCTTCTCCCCCTAGATAACATCCCGCTTCTATTCCTTTTATCTAAAAAAGTTAGCAAGGTGCAAAATCTGGACATGTTTACCTTTCCTTTGGATCCCGATCCAACTGCCACTACTGTTGCTTGTAGCACTTTTCCTTGAGATTTTTCCGGAAGCATGATGCCTCCTTTGGTTACAGTCTCAGCTGCACATCTTTCAACCAGAACACGGTCAAACAGGGGAAGAAACTTCCTAAATGCTTTCCCTGCCTGTTGAAATAGAATTTGCTATTTTTGTACCATACATAAAAAGGATCCATTCACATTTGAGACTGCAACAAAACAGCAATCCTAAGTTCAAAAACCACAATTTTACTATTTAAATAGCAAAGGAAGGACTGAAGTCtaagcacctgcaactcccactggTGTCAATAAAGATGGCAGGTACTCAGCATCTCTCTAAATTAGGCCCAAAAGTAAATATTAAAGCAAAAATGGAGCTAAGTTATTGTTGTAAGAAGGTATCCCATAATTCTAGAGAACGAATAGGCTCCTAAATAGTCTCAATATGTGCAACAAATAGACAAGTTTAACAGTTAAGATGCATGGGGTTTTAAATAACTGCCTAAGATAACTTAAAACATTAACAGATGAGGAAAGCTTTAGGGAAACCCTATGTAGTTTAAACCTCTGTAGATCTAAAAAACATAAGATATGTTATTAAGATTAATTACTTCTGATTAAATGCAGTTCACATACAGTTTGAAATAAGAGTGACCTATAGCTAAGATATAAGACACTTGTGGAACAGTTATTGTAGTTATTTTAGCGGAATGCCTCAAAACAGAGAAGCAAAGATTAAGCATATCACATGTTGGTCAAGGCTTTTGAAATATTCAAGTTTAGCATTCCATACAATAATTAAGGTACAATCTTGTCCTAAGTTATTTGGGAGAGAAGACAATTCACTCATCTTATTTTGCCTGCTTTTGAAGTTTGAGATATGGTATACAAAAAAATGTTTGAAGGAATGCCATTATCTGCAAGAAGTTTTGCAGATACTGTCCAGTCATTTTTACAAAAGTGTTAAGAGTTATATTTTTTTTGTAAAGCTTAGCATATGGTACATTGAAGTATATTACAAACATTGCCGCTCTGCTGCTTGGAGAATGAACAGAAagcggtgggggggtggggggggagagaaagggaggaggagcagcTCAGGGTGGAGAAAGTAAACCCAACACCAACACTGAGGATTGCAATTATTTTGAACTAAGTTAGCAGTAGGCAATGGCAAAAATGTTACCAGTCTAGGGCTGTCAATGTCAGCCATAACTACTGAGTCAGCAGGTAACAGCAGGATTTGAGATCACAGAGCAGAAGACACACACAAGTTTGCAATCCCTGCAACTTCACTAAGCAAACACAAgaagcagaggcacagagagtgggaacatttttagttaaaaaataatcaaattgtGGTCTGTGGAGAACTGCCAAGTCACATGATGCTGGCTCTCTGCTCCTTTCCAGTTGCTTCTACAGATGTCTGGATGCCACAGCCTGGACATTTGTAGaaccagctggaaacaaggagaaaGAACAAGACTAGGTACCTCCATTAGAGCTGCTGCTTCACAGATCAGTGCTGCTAACAGAAGCAGAGCTACTTGGAAACAGGGAGCTGTTATTCACAAATGTATTAGCTAATTGTGGATCATCCCCCATTTCTATTAAGACATGGGCAATGCTATAAACATGTTGAAAACACTTGCTTAAATCTAAGTTATTTAAACTCTTTAGGGCCTTTTATACTAACTCCCGGTTTTTTGAATCAGTGATTTCTCTGACAGGAAAGACTGCATGAGGGAAGAATCAATGtaagaaacaacaaggagtctggtggcaccttaaagactaacagatttatttgggcataagcttctgtgggtaaaaaacccactccttcagatgcctggagtgaaaattacagatacaggcataaatataaatTGGCACTTGAAGAGAAGTGAGTTacctttttacccacgaaagcttatgcccagataaatcggttagtctttaaggtgccaccagac belongs to Gopherus flavomarginatus isolate rGopFla2 chromosome 10, rGopFla2.mat.asm, whole genome shotgun sequence and includes:
- the LOC127058980 gene encoding 10 kDa heat shock protein, mitochondrial isoform X2, which translates into the protein MAGKAFRKFLPLFDRVLVERCAAETVTKGGIMLPEKSQGKVLQATVVAVGSGSKGKSGEIQPVSVKVGEKILLPEYGGTKVVLEEKEYYLFRDGDILGKYVD